Part of the Streptomyces sp. NBC_01353 genome, CCCCGCCGAGCCGGTGGTCTTCCTCAAGTCCGCCGACACGGTCGTGGGCCCCGACGACACCGTGCTCGTACCCCGCCGCAGCACCAAGACGGACTGGGAGGTCGAGCTGGCGATCGTCGTCGGCCGTACCGCCCGCTACCTGGAGACCGACGAGGAGGCCCTCGCGCACGTCGCCGGTTACGCGGTCGCCCACGACGTCTCGGAGCGCGAGTTCCAGATCGAGCGCGGCGGCACCTGGGACAAGGGCAAGAACTGCGAGACCTTCAACCCGCTCGGCCCCTGGCTGGTCACCGCCGACGAGGTGCCGGACCCGCAGGCCCTGTCGCTCAAGCTCTGGGTCAACGGCGAGCTGAAGCAGGACGGCAACACCTCGGACCAGATCTTCCCGGTCGCGGAGGTCGTACGGTACGTCAGCCAGTTCATGACCCTGTACCCCGGCGACATCATCAACACCGGCACCCCGGCGGGCGTCGCGATGGGGCAGCCGGAGCCGAAGCCGTACCTGAAGGCCGGTGACGTGGTGGAGCTGGAGATCGACGGGCTCGGCCGCCAGCGCCAGGAGCTCAAGGACGCGTAGCGGCCGTGCCCGGCGGGGGCTTGACCCCGGCCGTACCCGGCGGGGGCTTAGCCTCTGAAGTCCTCGAGCAGGCGGCCCAGCGCCTCGACCACCATCGCGTGGTCCTCGGCCTGGGGCAGCCCCGACACGGTGACCGAGCCGATCACCCCCGCGCCCTCGACCGAGATCGGGAACGAACCGCCATGGGCGGCGTACCGGTCGGGGTCGAGGCGCGAGGACTGCTCGAACGTCGTCCCCTTGGCCCGGAAACGGGCACCGACGAGGAACGAGCTCTCGCCGTACCGCTCGACGACCCGCCGCTTGCGGTCGATCCAGGCGTCGTTGTCCGCGCTCGACCCCGGCAGCGCGCAGTGGAAGAGCTGCTGCGAGCCACGCCGGATGTCGATCGCGACGGGCGCCCGGCGCTCGCGCGCCAGGCCGACGAGGAGTGAGCCGAGCGCCCATGCGTCGTCGTACGTGAAGTGGGGGAGGGTCAGGCGGGATTCCTGGGCCTCCAGTTCGGGGATCTCCGGGGTGGCGCTCACAGCGTCACCGCGATTCCCTCGCGGGCGGAGCGCTTCGCGGCCTCCAGGACGTCCAGGGTCGCCGCGGCCTCGAGGGCGGTGACCGGGTTCGCGCCGGTTCCGCGGAGGGCGGCGGCGACGGCCGCGTAGTACGCCGGGTAGTCGCCCGGCAGCGTCTCGACCGGGGTGCCGCCGCCGGTCAGCGGGGACTCGCCCGCGCCGAGGGTGCCCCACATCGACTCCGGCTCCACGCCCCACGGAGTGCCGGGCGTCGGCAGCAGACCCTCCCGGAGGGCGGCCTCCTGCGGGTCGAGTCCGTACTTCACGAAGCCGGCGCCGGACCCGAGGACCCGGAAGCGCGGGCCGAGCTGGGCGGTCGTGGCGCTCGCGTACAGGTGGGAGCGGACACCGTTCGCGTGCGTGATCGCGAGGAACGTGTCGTCGTCGGTCTCGGCGCCCGGACGACGGACATCCGCTTCCGCGTAGACGCGCACGGCCGGACCGAACAGGACCAGGGCCTGGTCGACGACATGGCTGCCGAGGTCGTACAGCAGCCCGCCGATCTCCTCCGGCGCCCCGGACTCGCGCCAGCCGCCCTTGAGCTGCGGACGCCAGCGCTCGAACCGCGACTCGAAGCGCTGCACGTCACCGAGCGTGCCGTCCGCGACGAGCGCGCGCAGGGTGAGGAAGTCGTTGTCCCAGCGGCGGTTCTGGAAGACCGAGAGCAGCAGGCCCCGCTCATCGGCGAGCGCGGCGAGCCCGCGCGCCTCGGCGGCGGTGCCGGCGACCGGCTTGTCCACGACGACCGGGAGCCCCGCTTCGAGTGCGGCGGTGGCGATCGGGACGTGCGTCTTGTTGGGGGAGGCGACGACGATCAGATCGAGCTCGTCCGCCCGCGCCCACAGCTCGTCGGGGGAGTCCGCGACCCGTACGCCGGGGTGGGCGGCGCGCGCCTGCGCCTGGCGCTCCGGGTTGCCGGTCGTGACCGTGTCGAGGACGAGGCCCTCGGTGGCGGCGATCAGCGGGGCGTGGAAGACGGAGCCCGCGAGGCCGTAGCCGACGAGTCCGACGCGGAGGGGGGCGGTGTCGGTGCCAGTCATGGACCCACTTAAGCAACGCTGTTGCCAAAGTGCAAGCGAGGGGGAGAATGGAGTGGTGAACAGGAGTGTCAGGGGTGTCAGGGGCGGCGCGATGGGTGCGGTGGGCGGCGCGGGCGCGGTCGGCGGGGTGGGTGCGGTGGGTGCGGTCGGTGTCAATCTGCCGGCGCTGCGCAGCCACAACGCCGCGCTGGTGCTCGATCTGCTGCGTACGGCGGGGGAGGCCGGGATCAGCCGCCTGGAGCTGGCGGAACGGACCGGGCTCACCCCGCAGGCGGTCAGCAAGATCACGGCGCGGCTGCGGACGGAGGGCCTGGCACAGGAGGCCGGCCACCGCGCCTCGACCGGCGGCAAACCGCGTACCGTCCTGCGGCTGGTCCCCTCGGCGGCGTACGCGGTCGGGGTCCACCTGGACCGCGACGAGCTGACGACCGTCCTGGTGGACCTCGCCGGGGTACGCGTGGTCGTGCGCCGGGCTCCGCTGGACCTGGGCGCGGGCGTGGACGCGGTGTTCGAGGTGGTGGAGCGGGAGGTGGCGGGTCTCGGGGCGCTCGGCCCCGCCTCCCCTGAAGCCCGGGGCCCTGGGGCCCAAGGCCCTGAGATCCCGGGTATCGCCGCCCCCCACACCCCCGCCCTCCTCGGTGTCGGCGTCGCCATGCCCGGGCCGCTCGATCACCTCACCGGGACCCCGGGGCGGGTCACCGGGTACCCGGAGTGGGAGGGCGTCCCGCTGCGGGACGAACTCGCGCGGCGGCTCGGGCTGCCCGTCGAACTCGACAAGGACACCAACGCCGCCGCCCTCGGGCTCGCCCTCCGTGCTCCGGTCGGCGACTCGTTCGCGTACCTCCACCTCGGTACGGGGCTCGGCTCCGGCCTGGTCCTCGGCGGCGCCCTCCACCGAGGAGCGAGGACCGGCGCGGGGGAGTTCGGGCACCAGACCGTCCAGCTCGACGGGCCACCCTGCGGCTGCGGCGGGCGCGGCTGCCTGGAGGTCCTCTGCCTGGCCGCCGCGGCCCGTGGTGACCTCCCCGAGGCGGCCAGGATCCTCGGCATCGGTGCCACGAACCTCGTACGGCTCCTGGACATCGACCGCGTCGTCCTCGGCGGCCGGGCCGTGAACGCGGCGCCCGAGGTCTTCGCGCACGGTGTCGGCGCGGTCCTCGCCGGGGCGGGCCTGGGTACCCCGGTCGCGGGCACCGCCACGCCGTACGCCGTGGCCGAGGGCGCGGCGCAGCTGATCCTCGCTCCGATCTTCGGAAAATAGGCTGATCGGGCGGAACGTGCGGGCCGTCCGGGGGCAGGCGCCGCGTCGCTCCCCGACCCCGCCACGCCCGGGTGGCAGCGTCGCGGCCGTCCCGTACGCCCGCGAGCAGCAAAGGCACCCGTCCATGCGACTGCGCAACGCCCTCGCCCTCGGTGTGACCGCGGCGACGACCGGAACCGCCGTCCTCGCGCTCGCCGTCGCCCCGTCCTCGGCGGATCCCGCCCCCGGCCCGGGCCCCGGCTCCGGCGCAGACACCGGAACCGAGCGCGCCGGCCCGGGAACCGAGCACCTCGGTTCCCGAGTCGAGCGGCTCGACACCGGATCCGAGCGCCCTGGCCTCGGGGCCGACTTGAGCCGCGGATCCGGCCTCGGGACCGGGCACGGCCTCGAAACCGAGCGCTCCGGCCTCGGGACCGGGCACGGCCTCGGAACCGAGCGCTCCGGCCTCGGGACCGGGCACGGCCTCGAAACCGAGCGCTCCGGCCTCGGGACCGGGCACGGCCTCGAAACCGAGCGCTCCGGCCTCCCGACCGGCCACGGCCTCGGAACCGAGCGCTCCGGCCTTGGGACCGGGCACGGCCTCGGAACCGAGCGCCTCGGCCCCGATTCCGGCCCCGGCCTCCGCTCCGCCCCCACTCCCGACCCCGCAACCGAGGCCCAGACCAAGCCCCCCACCTGCGGCAAGGCCACCGACCCCGTCTTCCCCCTCGGCACCCGGATCCAAGGCGGTTCCGGCACCTACGTCCCGGGCGCCGACTTTCAATCCTTCGAGGTCGAGCTCACCAACACCACCGCCGAGCCCTGCCACAGCATCCACCCGGTCCTGGTCCTCGCCGACCGTGACCGGGTTCTCCGGCCCGCCCAGATCCGGCTCGACTTCTACGACTCCGAAGCGAGCCGCTGGCGGCCGGTGCAGTTCGAGGAGACGGACGAGGACGAGAACATCGGGGTGTTCAACGGGTTCCCCGGCTTCGCCGTCCCTGCGGGTCGCACGGTCACCGTCCGCGTCCGCCTCGCCTTCCGCGAAGGCACCGCACCCAACGAGGTCGTCGCCAACGCGGCGATCGTGCAGCGTCGGGGGGACGACGGGGACTGGGTCGGCGAGTCCGACGACTACCGCCTGACCATCGCCCCGGAGGGGACGACCGGCACGGACACGGACACGGACACGGGCACGGACACGGGCACGGAGCCGAGCCCGAGCCCCGCCCCCTCGGCTTCGGCCGGCGAAACCGTCCGTCCACCCGCCCCCGCCCGGCCCGAACTCGCCCTCACCGGCCCCGAGTCGACCACCACCGTCGCCCCCGCCTCCGGCGCGCTGCTCCTCACGGGCGGGGCACTGGTCGCCGCCGCCCGCCGGGGGCGACGTCGGGCGTAGAACCCTCCGGTCACTCTCCGTACACCCTGCCGTTCATTCCCATCTGCGAGCATCCCCCAGTGGACTACCCGAACGACCAGGCACCTGGCGCCCCCATCCGCTCCGGCATCCCCGAGCACGGCCGAATCCCCAAGTACTACGCGGTGAAGGCCAAAGTCGCCTCGCTGATAGACGAGTTGGGTGAAGGCGGACTCCTGCCCACCGAGCGGGATCTCGCCCTCCGTTACGAGGTCTCCCGGGAGACCGTCCGTCAGGCCCTGCGCGAGCTGCTCCTCGAAGGGCGGCTGCGCCGCCAGGGGCGGGGGACCGTCGTCGCCGGGCCCAAGCTGGAGCAGCCGCTCTCGCTGGCGAGCTACACCGAGGGCGTACGACGGCAAGGGCGCCGCCCCGGCCGCACGCTCGTCTCCCTCGACCGCTTCCCCTGCCCCGCCGCCCTCGCACCCGAGATCGGTGTCCAACGCGGCGAGCCCGTCTGGCACATGGAGCGCGTGCTGCTCGCCGACGACGAGCGGGTCGGCCTGGAGAGCACGTACGTCTCCGAGGCCCGTGCCCCGCGCCTCGACACCGAGTTCGACCCCGACTCCTCCTTCTACGCCTATCTCCGCGAGAAGCTCGGCATCACGTTCGGCGACGCCGACGAGCGCATCGAGACCGTCCTCGCCACCCCGCGCGAGGCCCTGCTGATCGGCACCCCGCCCGCGCTCCCGATGCTGCTGATCCACCGGATCTCCCGGGACACCTCCGGCCGGCCCCTGGAGCGCGTCCGCACCCTCTACCGAGGCGACCGCTTCAGCTTCACCGCCCACCTGGGGCATCAGGGCTGATCAATACCGCTCCGCGAAGGGTGCCTGTCGGATCACTTCGCATAACGGAAAGATAACGGGTCTAGGCCAACCTTGTCGGGCCGTTCACCGTCCCGTTGCCCACCGGATCCGTCCGGGTCACTCGTCGCCAGGACGGTGAACGGCATGAAGGTGATCGTCGTAGGAGCCGGCGTGGTGGGAACCATGCACGCCTGGCACGCAGTGGAACGCGGCCATGAGGTCGTACACATCGAGCGCGAGGCCGAGGCGCGCGGAGCCTCCCTCCGTAACTTCGGCCAGATATGGGTGAGCGGGCGCGCGGGCGGCGAGGAGCTCGAGACCGCGCTGCGCGCCCGCGAACTGTGGGAGGGCATCGGCGCCCGCGTCCCCGGACTCGGCTTCCGGGCCATCGGCTCGCTCACCCCCGTGCGCAACGAGCTGGAACTGGCCGTCGCCGAGGCCGCCCTGGCCCGGCCCGACGCGGCGGCACGCGGCTACAAGCTGCTGACCGCCGACGAGGCCCGCGCCGTCAACCCCGCCCTGCGCGGAGCGTTCGAGGCCGCTCTGTGGTGCGAGCGGGACGCCGCGGTCGAGCCACGCACCGCACAACTCGCCCTGCGCAAGGCCCTCCTGGCCACCGGCAAGTACACCTTCCTGCCCAACCGCGAGGTGCGGGACGTCGTCGGTGGGCATGCCGTCCGCGACGACCGCGGTGAGGTCCACACCGGCGACGTCGTCGTCCTCTGCACCGGCGCCGCGCTCACCGGCCTCGTCCGCGAGATCGCCGGCGAGGTCCCGGTCCGCCGCGTGCGGCTGCAGATGATGCAGACCGACCCGCTCGGCGAGCCGCTGACCACCTCCGTCGCCGACGCCGACTCCTTCCGCTACTACCCGGCGTACAAGTCCGACGCTCTGGACGCCCTCAACGCGGGCCAGGCGCAGGGCCCGACCGCCGCCGCGCACAAGATGCAGCTCCTGATGGTCCAGCGCCTCGACGGCGGACTGACCATCGGCGACACCCACGAGTACGAGCACCCCTTCGCCTTCGACACCCTCGAAGACCCCTACGAGCACCTCACCCGCGTCGTGGAGTCCTTCCTCGGCCGCCCGCTGCCGAAGATCCGGCGGCGCTGGGCGGGCGTGTACGCGCAGTGCACCGACACCAGCCGGGTCGTGCACCGCCAGAAGGTCCGCGAAGGCGTGTGGCTGGTGACCGGACCCGGCGGACGCGGCATGACCTGCTCGCCCGCCATCGCCGAGACGACCGCGAACGAACTGGGCTGGTGAACACCGTGACCGAGAACCGCAAGCACAACCTCGTCGTACTGGACATGGCCGGCACCACGGTCGCCGACGGCGGCCTCGTCGAGCAGGCCTTCGCGGCCGCCGCCGAGCGACTCGGCGAAGACCCGGCCACGATGATCGACTACGTCCGCGCAACCATGGGCGAGTCCAAGATCTCCGTCTTCCGCCACCTCTTCGGTGGCGACGAGACCCGTGCCCAGCAGGCCAACCTCGCCTTCGAGGCGGCGTACGGGGAGCTGGTCTCCGGCGGCCGGATCGCTCCGATACCCGGCGCGGCCGAGACGATCGCCGAACTGAAGGGCCAGGGCCGGACGGTGGTCCTGACCACCGGGTTCGCCCGGGTCACCCAGGACGCGATCCTCGACGCGCTCGGCTGGCGCGACCTGGTCGAGCTGACCCTCTGCCCGGCGGACGCCGGCGGCCGCGGGCGCCCGTACCCGGACATGGTCCTCGCTGCCTTCCTCCGTACGGGCGTCGTCGACGACGTCCGGCAGATCGTGGTCGCGGGCGACACCTCGTACGACATGCTCAGCGGGGTCCGCTCGGGCGCCGGGATCGTCGCGGGCGTCCTGACGGGCGCGCACGACGAGGGCGCGCTCAAGGAGCACGGCGCGACGCACGTTCTGACCTCGGTGGCGGATCTGCCGGGGGCGATGGCGCGGGCGGAGGCGGACCGGTGACTGCGCCCGCGACCGCCGGGACCGCCGGGGCGCACACCACGTGCGCCACGACCCGCGCGGCCGGTGCCCGTAGCGGAATCCGCTTCGACTCCGTCTCCGTCGCGTACGGGAACCACACGGTTCTCGACGCGCTCGACCTGACCGTCGAACCCGGCGAGGTCATGGCCCTCCTCGGGCCCTCCGGCTCCGGCAAGACCACCGCCCTGCGCGCCGTCGCCGGGTTCGTGCGGCCGGTCTCCGGGCGGGTGTTCATCGGTGACCGCGACGTCACCGACCTGCCGCCGCACCGGCGGGGGATCGGGATGGTC contains:
- a CDS encoding LPXTG cell wall anchor domain-containing protein codes for the protein MRLRNALALGVTAATTGTAVLALAVAPSSADPAPGPGPGSGADTGTERAGPGTEHLGSRVERLDTGSERPGLGADLSRGSGLGTGHGLETERSGLGTGHGLGTERSGLGTGHGLETERSGLGTGHGLETERSGLPTGHGLGTERSGLGTGHGLGTERLGPDSGPGLRSAPTPDPATEAQTKPPTCGKATDPVFPLGTRIQGGSGTYVPGADFQSFEVELTNTTAEPCHSIHPVLVLADRDRVLRPAQIRLDFYDSEASRWRPVQFEETDEDENIGVFNGFPGFAVPAGRTVTVRVRLAFREGTAPNEVVANAAIVQRRGDDGDWVGESDDYRLTIAPEGTTGTDTDTDTGTDTGTEPSPSPAPSASAGETVRPPAPARPELALTGPESTTTVAPASGALLLTGGALVAAARRGRRRA
- a CDS encoding phosphonatase-like hydrolase, with the protein product MNTVTENRKHNLVVLDMAGTTVADGGLVEQAFAAAAERLGEDPATMIDYVRATMGESKISVFRHLFGGDETRAQQANLAFEAAYGELVSGGRIAPIPGAAETIAELKGQGRTVVLTTGFARVTQDAILDALGWRDLVELTLCPADAGGRGRPYPDMVLAAFLRTGVVDDVRQIVVAGDTSYDMLSGVRSGAGIVAGVLTGAHDEGALKEHGATHVLTSVADLPGAMARAEADR
- a CDS encoding heme-degrading domain-containing protein, whose protein sequence is MSATPEIPELEAQESRLTLPHFTYDDAWALGSLLVGLARERRAPVAIDIRRGSQQLFHCALPGSSADNDAWIDRKRRVVERYGESSFLVGARFRAKGTTFEQSSRLDPDRYAAHGGSFPISVEGAGVIGSVTVSGLPQAEDHAMVVEALGRLLEDFRG
- a CDS encoding fumarylacetoacetate hydrolase family protein codes for the protein MKLLRVGPAGAERPALLDQDGTLRDLSALVDDVDGSLLADASALDRIRAAVGAGVLPALDATGLRIGPPVGRIGKVVCIGLNYHGHAAETGAATPAEPVVFLKSADTVVGPDDTVLVPRRSTKTDWEVELAIVVGRTARYLETDEEALAHVAGYAVAHDVSEREFQIERGGTWDKGKNCETFNPLGPWLVTADEVPDPQALSLKLWVNGELKQDGNTSDQIFPVAEVVRYVSQFMTLYPGDIINTGTPAGVAMGQPEPKPYLKAGDVVELEIDGLGRQRQELKDA
- a CDS encoding TIGR03364 family FAD-dependent oxidoreductase, whose protein sequence is MKVIVVGAGVVGTMHAWHAVERGHEVVHIEREAEARGASLRNFGQIWVSGRAGGEELETALRARELWEGIGARVPGLGFRAIGSLTPVRNELELAVAEAALARPDAAARGYKLLTADEARAVNPALRGAFEAALWCERDAAVEPRTAQLALRKALLATGKYTFLPNREVRDVVGGHAVRDDRGEVHTGDVVVLCTGAALTGLVREIAGEVPVRRVRLQMMQTDPLGEPLTTSVADADSFRYYPAYKSDALDALNAGQAQGPTAAAHKMQLLMVQRLDGGLTIGDTHEYEHPFAFDTLEDPYEHLTRVVESFLGRPLPKIRRRWAGVYAQCTDTSRVVHRQKVREGVWLVTGPGGRGMTCSPAIAETTANELGW
- a CDS encoding GntR family transcriptional regulator, producing MDYPNDQAPGAPIRSGIPEHGRIPKYYAVKAKVASLIDELGEGGLLPTERDLALRYEVSRETVRQALRELLLEGRLRRQGRGTVVAGPKLEQPLSLASYTEGVRRQGRRPGRTLVSLDRFPCPAALAPEIGVQRGEPVWHMERVLLADDERVGLESTYVSEARAPRLDTEFDPDSSFYAYLREKLGITFGDADERIETVLATPREALLIGTPPALPMLLIHRISRDTSGRPLERVRTLYRGDRFSFTAHLGHQG
- a CDS encoding ROK family transcriptional regulator, which encodes MGAVGGAGAVGGVGAVGAVGVNLPALRSHNAALVLDLLRTAGEAGISRLELAERTGLTPQAVSKITARLRTEGLAQEAGHRASTGGKPRTVLRLVPSAAYAVGVHLDRDELTTVLVDLAGVRVVVRRAPLDLGAGVDAVFEVVEREVAGLGALGPASPEARGPGAQGPEIPGIAAPHTPALLGVGVAMPGPLDHLTGTPGRVTGYPEWEGVPLRDELARRLGLPVELDKDTNAAALGLALRAPVGDSFAYLHLGTGLGSGLVLGGALHRGARTGAGEFGHQTVQLDGPPCGCGGRGCLEVLCLAAAARGDLPEAARILGIGATNLVRLLDIDRVVLGGRAVNAAPEVFAHGVGAVLAGAGLGTPVAGTATPYAVAEGAAQLILAPIFGK
- a CDS encoding Gfo/Idh/MocA family oxidoreductase, whose product is MTGTDTAPLRVGLVGYGLAGSVFHAPLIAATEGLVLDTVTTGNPERQAQARAAHPGVRVADSPDELWARADELDLIVVASPNKTHVPIATAALEAGLPVVVDKPVAGTAAEARGLAALADERGLLLSVFQNRRWDNDFLTLRALVADGTLGDVQRFESRFERWRPQLKGGWRESGAPEEIGGLLYDLGSHVVDQALVLFGPAVRVYAEADVRRPGAETDDDTFLAITHANGVRSHLYASATTAQLGPRFRVLGSGAGFVKYGLDPQEAALREGLLPTPGTPWGVEPESMWGTLGAGESPLTGGGTPVETLPGDYPAYYAAVAAALRGTGANPVTALEAAATLDVLEAAKRSAREGIAVTL